The DNA segment ttacagacctgatatcaattaacttaattaatcactagatgttctcccagctgaatcttttcaaaactgcttgcttttttagccatttgttgcccccgtgccaacttttttgagacctgtagcaggcattaaattttaaatgagctaattaagtggataaaagtgtaaaatttctcagtttaaacatttgctacgttatctatgttctattgtgaataaaatgttggctcatgtgatttgaaattcctttagttttcattttattaaaatttaaaaaacgtcccaacttttccggaattcgggttgtacatacatacatacatacatacatacatacatacatacacacacacacacacacacacatatatatatatatatatatataatatataatatatatatatatatatataatatgtgtgtatatatatatatatatataatatgtgtatatatttaatcagttagttagaaaatgttatttaaagagGCAGTCAAAACATCTATCCTGTAATCTCGAGCAGTTAGAAAAATCAGAAATTAACTGGGCCAAAACCCTGGTTACAATTAATATGTTTTCCCATAATTTCTAGTTCCTGGTCGAGCGAGGATTTCCTGGCAGCATCACAGTGAAGGCTCTCCAGTCTCCATCAACAAAAGAGTTTTTAAAGATATATGAATTTATCTACACTTTCCTGGAACCGTCCTTTCAGATGCCCACTTCCAAGGTTGAGGAGGAGATCCCAAGAATGCTCAAAGATCTGGGGTAAACAAAGAACAACAATATTACTTCATTACTACAGCTGTATGAATCCGTTAAAATGTAGTCTGATGTCAAACACACATTGGTCAGTGTTAACCATCCTGTACTCTGTCCTTATCATTGAgagatgtttttatgtttttgtttcagaTACCCGTTTGCACTCTCAAAAAGTTCCATGTACTCCATTGGTGCTCCTCACACGTGGCCTCAGGCTCTTGGTGCTCTTATCTGGCTCATTGACACAGTCAAGGTGACTCTTCAAACCTTTATCAGGATTATGTGATCTATAATCTGGATACAAAACTGTTATGATATAAGGGGAACCTCTTAACTAGAATGGCCAGTCAGTGTCACTTACACTTTTGCTCATACTTGGGGTTAAGGGTTCGTTCAAAACCTTGTCACACTGTCTACATGGGTCGCACCCATTTGAGACTATGTACACTGGAAGTGTCAAAGCACATGTTGATAAATGTGTGTACACtacttcaaatgtttggggtagaaatttttttttttttttttatttgaaagaagtctcaccaatgcttcatttatttgatcgaaaagtaatattgttacatactgttttaattttaatatattttaaaatattaggaTTTCCTGTAATGGTaaagcatcataactccagtcttcagtgttttatgatccttcagaaatcattctaatatgctgatttgctgttcaggaaacatttattattattattattatctatgttgaaaacaattgttccgcttaatgtttttgtggaaatggtgataCATTTTTCTCAGGAttgtttgattaatagaaagtttaaatgagcagaatttatttgaaatacaaatattttgtaatattataaatgtctttactgccacttttaatcaatttaatgagtctttgctgaataaatgtattaatttgtttaaaaaaaaaatattgagagcCCAAACCTTTTAACGAAGTATGTCAGAATTCAAACGGAGATCCATTTACTGTCAGCTACTCATACGGTGTAGACAGTCACCATTGATTGATTTATAATAGGTTATATTTGCATTTCTGCAAGCAACCCCCTACAACAGACTAACATTGTGGCACTGAGTTTTGCCAATTGACTGTTTTCACCTTGTATAAAACCATTTTCATGTTCTACAATAAAATTCGAGAATCAGTATAGCTTTCCTTATCATCCCAGACTGCCATTTGATGCACAATAACATGCAACAGGAAACATTGTAGCATTGCCTGACCTGACATGTAGGTTTTGTCCCGCAGCTCTTCAGTGGTATGAGAGAGCAGGGCCTGCTGTTCTCTGACTTCTCAGATGAACTGTGTGATCTAGAGGAAGGGGCTGAGTACAACAAGGTATCTTATGAGACAAAAAGAGTCAGCTTTGACAGTTTAAGCTGTCATTTGGTATATTTTACTCCTCTGCATTGTAGACATCACACACATGGCAAATTTTTGTAagtgtgctgctgtgttttctctGTAGCTCTTTATGGAATACTGCTCTGACACCTACAACAAGTTTATGCAGGGAGCAGATACATTTGAAGATGAGGATGAAGACTATCTTAATAAACTAAGTAAGTATTTGATGATAAAGTGTGTATTTGGTTTATTTAAATGGGTTGGTCGGGGGGATCTGTTGGAGGCATACTTTATTTTACCCTCTtaaattaaagggaaagttcactccAAATCtttaattgtcatcatttactcactctcattttGTTCCATGAGATTCTTCCTGTACAGAAAAGAAGAGAAGACATTTTGAACTATGTTGGTtaatcaaacagttgctggtagccaccgATTTCCAttgtatgtaaaaaaacaaaaaagtaaatcaaTGGAAATCAATGGCTTCCAGCAACTAAGGAtttggagtaaatgatgacagaatctttgggtgaactattccttcaatgcTGGTCATTTGCCAAGTTTTTAGTATAAATTGAACAAAGGTAAAGtcaaatgcatgttttaaaaGTTATTAATCTCAATGTATCCtgcatatgcttttttttttttctccttttttttttttacccatttaaTGTCAAAAATGGAACTTGCTTCCTTTGATGTATGCATGCATTAAACTCCGCCCCTTAAAGCTTGCTCCACTTTAGAGTGCATCACCCACATCTCAAAATCAACAACCAATGCATACAACCAAATCATTGccatacacattaaaacaaaaacaaaattttttattgATCGACTGATAATCTTTTACACCCAGATGTATGATACATTATTTTCTTATAACACTATATGTGGTGAAATTTATTTGGCATATACTTTACATTAAGCCACTAAaacgaaaatattaagcaggtaaaaaaagtttttttttttaatttttattattataataataataaaaataaatctgtttatgaaactaatacaaaataaagtcatgGCTGATAAATTTTCTGAATTCTCTCAGAGAAGTTGTACAGTGTGGATGAGACGCTGTTACAGTCCCAGCAGGAGAAACATGCAATGCTGATGGAGCATGTGGAGAGACTTGAAAGAGAAAGCCAAACTGTGAGTCTATGTTTCCTTGTCATTTCTCATGCTGCTTTTTAAGTAATAGTATGGAATAGTAGTCAAGTTGGTTTACACAGTGAATTGCACACGCTGGGCTTTTCTCAAACACCTTTATGAAATGCCAAAAATGtatgaaatgaaagaaaatagtTTACACTAATGTTGGAGCTATGTGTATATGTTGACAGGATCGTTTAGCAGGGAAGAGGACAGAGAAGCTCAGATTACAGGCTGATCTGCAGAAGCTGCAAAACTATCGTTGTACTCTGGAGGCTCATAAAACTGGACTGGAGAATAAAGCTGCTGGACTAGCTGAGGAGCTCGAGGCTGCTGGTGAGGGAGATTACAAGATGCAGATACAAATGCCTTGACATCGTAAATACGATGGTTTGAATTCCACAAAGGTGGAATTCAATAACATAATGTCTCTGTTCTTTGTGCAGAGATTCAGTTGGATGGTCTGAAGCAGGAGAGGACAAGGCTGCAGCACATCCTGGAGAATCAGAAGTTCACTCCAGCTGATATTGAGCGTATTAACAGAGAGAGGAATGAACTGCAGCAGACCATTCAGAGCCTAAACCAGAGTCTAGAGGAGGCGGAGCAGCTGGTGTGGAACGAGGAGGTCAACCTGTCCAAAACCAAAGAGAAGGTCAGGATTTTACAAATGTCCCACCCAGAGTTGATGTGAAATCGCATACTCCCTGAATAGGTACTACATTTGTGGAAGTACTGCCTTAatgaccattaaaaaaaactatatatatatatatactatgaaTGTGTGCATTACGATTGAAAACCAGTCATGTTGTCGTGTGGCTTAAGACATGACACTTTACTGCCATTCACAACTCCTTTCTGTGGCTTCTTTGGCACATCcctgatttgtttttaatatagcataatgagagatttacaaacattcattttttgacAGAACAAATTAGATATAGGATTTTCCGCACAAGGGTGAAAGTGGAAGAGACAATGAAACTTGAATGTAAAGTGGCCAACCTCAGTTTGTTTTAAACTATAAGCGAAGAGATTAGTGGCTCAAGAAAACAAAGTAGAATATCTTACAGTATCAAATAGTAGAGGTGCGATGGTGAATCAATTCGTGGATCGATTCTGGGATTTTCGCAAATGCATCGTTATTCTCTcttgaatcgattctgagcttagtttttgACAGCAGATGGCCGTGGGTGCTTTAGAAACTGCTGTACTCTGCTTGATTCCAGTtccttatgcacacacacacacaccacttgaacctaaaataattattcataaagGTTGAAGCGAATTACAAGTGTGTTCACAATGGgatgtgtttacattaatcttgtGTCATAAAAAGCAGAAGTGCAAGTACACTTAACCACTTTCATTACTCGGCCGAACACACAAGTGCTCTCCTTGTGACCGTTTTAAGTTTGTGGTTAAAAACTAGTCTAGAGAGACATCTGTTAAAAACTAAGCAGAATCAATTCTGGAGAGAACTGTGATCAAATTGAATCGATTTAGAGCTTGTGTTTTCTGTGCTCAATACATAAGTCCTTCAGGTCGATCCATCATGCTGTTAACTTGAGGCTAACACATGTAAACATTAGAAATTTTGCTCATTTTGTTGCAGGCGGAGTTGAAGGTTGCTGAGTATAATAAACTGGGTCGTAAGCTGAAGCTCATCCCACAGTCAGCGGAAAATGCCTGTGGTCATGACTTTGAGATCAGGACCGATTACAGCGCCACTACCATCACACAGTACAAGACACAGATACAGGTACAACCACTACAGCCGTCCATAAAAGATACTTCATTTGTTGTAACAATTAAGGATTTTTCTTATTCTTTCTCTAACTTGTCTTAACTTTGGTAGAATCCCCTGAAGAACATGATGGTCGATGTGGAAGATGAATACAGCAGACTCACGAATGTGAAGTTGAGTTTGGAAGAGACTGTTGAACAGGTGTGATACTTTTATTAAACCCCTTGTTCAGGTGCTCTTCATGCCTTGCATTAGATTATCTtttcattctgtttattataaaaaattactgATGTAATTATGGCTATCCTAGTGTGGTGACAATCTTACAAAGCCTGTCAAGACATACCCAGTTCTTATTTCACTgcaaaattaacaataataaaaaacagtcGTTCTACAGTCCCACAGTTTCAGAGCAGATTGCAATAAATTCCATGTGTTTATACCAAACAATTTTTAATGATCCACTCTTGATGAATTGTTTACTTTATAGTGTTTACATTGTTATATGTTATAAATGGTAAGGGTGCATAATCACCATTCCATTTGTTTGTTAGGTGAAGTCCAACATCCTTGATAAGGAGAATGACCTCAAGCATCTAAAGGAACAGATTCGCAGAGTCGACCAACAGCTGGAGCATGACATGCAGGTACAATGCAAGAGCATCAGGATTTCTGATTTGAAACCTGCTAAAAATATATCCGTCTGTATGTTAATTGAATAAACACTTTATTTTCGGAAGTGACACATTCGAAGTTGTCACTCGGCACATGTGATTGAATTAGTTATGGTGTGTGTAGGAAATGGCACAAGAGGAGGAGAAGTGGTCGGCTGAGGTGGACTCTGCTGAAACTCACAAGAAGCGTTTGGAAAAGAATGTGATGCAGGGATGCGAGGAAGCCGAGGAGGAACTCAAAGCTGCGCAACAACAGTGAGCATCCGTTTTCCACTTTATTCTTCTCAAAACATCACCTGTTCATCTTATTTTACATGGATCTGAACTTCTCTATCAGGTATCACGTAGTCGTGCAGGAGACTAATGAGGAGAACCGCATGGTGTTCAAGAATCTGACTGATGTCTTCACTTCCGCAGTAAACCACCTGTGTGCAGTTGAAGTATGTGATGGTTTGGACTGCAATTACTAGAAATCTCTTGACTTAATATGGGCTACATGAGGTGGAAGATTTTAAACACAGAGAGGTGTCAATGATACCTGacactttattaataaaatagcttaCTTCACTGAGAAATTTAAActcacatttattaaaatattaactttataCTTGGAAAAGGAGCATGAGGGGCTTTGTGTCGACTCAACCTGTAAACTAAAAATATCTTTGTCTTTTAGAAACACTGCGGCGAGCAGCTAAAAAGATTTGATAAGCTGAAGGAAGTCATTCATGAGGATGAGGCTGACATGAAAGAGCTGACGGATCTAGTGGAAAACTTTGTGAAGAAAGTGAACAGCATTTAATGCCTGATAGCTTGGATTTGTAAATAGTTTTACTGTTGtagcctttattattattattttttttttttaatacttgtgTTTTCAGATTCTGGCTTTGGAGTAATATCGTAGAAGACATTATCTTTGTTGACAAAATAATACTTTGTGTGTTTATCCTGTATTTACATCTTtgtttactaaaaaaaataaatgttttgtaaaattgtagatcaaaatgtgatgtttattgtACCAACTTGCTTATCTTACATAGATTATTGTGGTATCAGACTATATTAAAATGGCTTTAGTTTTACTTCCTATTTGTTCTTTTGACTTATATTTACtggaaaatttttattattatatacccTTAGCAAGAATTCAGACCATCAGGTAAAGATTAAACATAATGATGCTATATACCAAACCAAAATCAGATGTAATTGTCCTTGTGAAATTAAAAAATTTGCCCTCAGTTAGTAGAGATACCATTAAGCCAGatatggtgacctatactcagaattcgtgctctgcatttaacccatccaaagtgcacacacacacacactcagtgaacaaccatttatgctgtggcgcccggggagcagttgggggttcagtgccttgctcaagggcacctcagtcgtggtattgccagcccgagacttgaGCCCACAGCCCTAGGGTTGggggtcaaactctctaacctctaggccacaacttcccctcttTCCTGTCCCATGTAGACCAGAGATAATGATATACTATATGGCTtttaccaatcaaattaaatcagtatcaacaaaatccaTTAAGTGGCATTAGGTATATATACGTGGAGTGTTTAATGAAGTACTGGGGTGGTATGGCATTTCTGAAACAAATTTCATTAATAATTCCAAGCTTTAAGTTGTGTTGTTGATCCTATGATCCTGTCATCTATTCTTGGAAAACTTGTCTTTTCTTCACTCAGCTTTTTAATGGCAAAGAGTGAGAATATAATGTAGGGTTAAATGCCATTACAGGGTGCATCCAAAATATTAAACACCATATTCTGTGAGTGCGAGActtccaattttttttaaatttacaatttTTATAGAGCCAATATGACAGATAAATATTGCAAACTATgagaatacattttgaaaatcaccctttatatataaatttgtttaTATTCAACGTGTATTATTGCCTAGATGATAAAAGGACTTAGCCTACAGTCATGTAATACGTACTGTTATGTAATGTAATACAATGTAGCGGAGACTAAAGTTTGAAAATCTAGTTTTGGTtgcatatattactttttttttttaaactgcatttgTATACAGTATACCGTAAATGTGTACatgtatacagtaaatatatactaATTTTCACAAAAGACTTATGGCAACCCTACCCGCTGAAGAGCGGAACTGAAATTCCCCGCTCAGCGTTTCTTTTGGAAGAATTGAGGGGACGGACGCAGAGGAACATCATGGAGGGAGATTTGAGTTGTTTCGTGTAGCAGCAACTCGGACGCATTTCTTAGGAATTATCGGTACAGCCTCTCAATGGAGCTCGATAAAGACATCCAGACGATACAACGAGGATTTCACTGCAACCTCTGCGTCGTTAATATTCCCAACAGTAAGTTGTAATAAACTAAAAACGTCAGCGCTAACACACGTGTTACATGTTTCTGCACTGTCTTTGTAAACATGCTATAATACAATAAGTGTGTACACACTAACCTgccctattctttttctattctatctacgtgttttctttttatttattattaaaaaaaaaaaaaccttgatgcaTGTACTTTGTTAGGTTAATCGAGATTTGTCACAGCCCTAACATATTACTATCATTTTGTTGGTTTTggttgcttctgttgtcctcatttgtaagtcgctttggataaaaacgtctgctaaatgtaaatctaatcTACTTTATGCACCCAATCCATTTCCTTTCACATTTAACGGATGTGTTTCTGTTTAGGGCCAAGCCTGGAAGATCATGTCAAAGGAAAGAAACATCAGCATCTCCTGCGGCTCAGAGCTCAGCGCAAAGCTCAGGAGGAGAACGGTGTGTTTGTGAGCGGCTTTAAACCAGACACGTCTCAAACGGATCTGAAGGAGTATTTCACACAGTTCGGGCCGGTGTCAGATGTGATCATGGACAAGGATAAGGTTTATATACACACTGTCTTTACCCTGTGGTATAGTTCTCCTGTGGTAATAGTTTAATGTTTGTCTTGCTTACATCTGTATTTGAAAACGTATGTAATGTTTGCTAACCCTAAGTTATGTTACATTATAGATGTAATGCATAAGGGAGATTTAATGTTGTTTTCTGTAGGGTGTCTATGCTATAGTTGAGTTCTCCGAGCCACAGAACGCTCAGGCAGCTCTGGCACAGCTACAGCATCAGCTCAATGGTCTCAAGCTCCGAGTCAAGCCCAGAGAGAGGAAAGAGTTCAAACTGGCAAGCAAGGGGAAACGAGACTCCAAAAACACCCAGATCAGCCTGGACAAACTCAACCTGGAGATCTGCAAGGCTACATCTGTAAGAGAGTGTTTCACATCCAGACTGTGTtctcttgtcttttttttaatgcatgttcaTTTGTGTGTAAAAGGTAAATGAGCAGATGCAGAAGGTGGTGGAGAGTTTCGAGTTGAAAGACAATGAGAAGAAAGTGAGAGATCTTCTAGTTCAGCTGCTGCAGGAAGTCTTCACAGAGTTCTTCCCAGGTTCTCTCTTAACTGAAACTGAAACATGAACCAGACAAGACCAGAGTGCTCAAAGTtgccataaaataaacattaatctagtcttattttctaaatgcatgttagagatcttattgtgaacaattcatctgtgcatgcatttcatttttcaaaaatgaaatccaGTCAACAACTGATGCATAGAACCAGGTCCCTACATTTTTTGTCTTTCAATTTTAATTGGTGCAACAGTGGCCAGACATCTTATCTGctgcatttgttttaaatgtttttactgattCATTTTCAGAAAGTTGCTTTGTGTCATGTGTTACAGATTGCCAAATTGTGCCTTTTGGCTCCTCTGTGAACACATTTGGGATCCACTCCTGTGACCTTGATCTGTTCCTCGACCTTGAGAACACCAAAGTATTTCAAGCTCATGCCAAGTCTTCTGAAGTGGTGTGTTAGCACTAATACTGGATGACTGTGACCTCAAACATCAAATAATCAAACTGTTTACTTCTTCCAATATGTCATATTTCTAAAACTGCCCATTTTCAGCAGACAGGCGAAAATCAGTCTGAGGATTGCCGTTCTGAAGACTCGATTTTGTCTGACATCGACCTGTCCACTGCCTCTCCTGCTGAAGTCTTGGAGCTGGTTGCAGTCATTTTGAGGAAGTGCGTTCCAGGCGTGCACAAAGTCCAGACGCTCAGCACTGCCCGACTACCTGTGGTAAAGTTCAGTCATCGAGAGCTCAACCTCCACGGAGACATCACCATCAACAACAGGTTGAGTGCAGTTGTTTTTGGCCACTTTGTGAATTGAAAAACTGAGTATAGCACCCCACTGGACAATCTCTGCctataatgttttcttttctgcACTAGATTGGCAGTGAGAAACACTCGATTTCTACAGTTGTGTTCAGGCACTGACTCCAGACTGCGGCCCTTAGTCTACACCATCCGATTATGGGCCAAGCAGAAACAATTAGCGGGTAATGAAGCTGTACATGACAGTTAATGGTGAACATCGGATAAAAAATTAAtacgtttttaatgttttagcacaCATGAATGAATATTTTTAGGTCTGCTAAGTTTATAATAGTGACAGCATATTAATTACATACATTTGTAATGCAgaaaataattttgactttaaaattatgatttctgactatagtacagtaataaatcatcctgtctgaaaaaaaaaattatatacattttaaataatcgaATTCAGTAATGAGGGAACCACCATGATGCATGCATTGAATTGtatgtttactataaataaattattatattgtttatattacgGTGTTGACACTTGATCTGTGTAATACCAAGCTTTATTTGTACTTGGTAGAAAATAACTTTGATTTTGGGGTGATATATATGACCTGGACGTTTCTTGACTGTTTTAGTGAGATTCACATGTACAGTTTAACCctatccattttttttatattgtagggAACCTGTCCGGCCCTGGACCGTTGTTGAACAATTACGCTCTTACACTGCTGGTGATCTTCTACCTTCAGAATCGAGACCCTCCTGTGCTTCCCTCTGTGAACCAGCTCAAAAACATGGCCTGTGAGTTAACAaagactgctcttcatttccttttCTTAATCCGttctttttatctgtattttatgACTTCTTATATAttttgttgactttttttttaaagaaatgggaAATCAGAAGTAATAGGATGTCAGTCTAAACCGTATATCTGTGATGcacattaataatgttttttatttttgcaggtGAGGAAGAAGAGTGTATTATTGAAGAATGGGATTGTACATTTCCTAGTCAGCCATATAGTGTACCCCCCAGCAAAAACACTGAAGATCTCTGTAAGTACCACATATGCTTTACCTTTTTATCACTTTCTTAAACCAGTTATGGTTAATATGCTGACAAAGCGTATGGTCATATAAACATGTAAAACTGTTTTCCTTTATCTGTGTACAGCCATAAATGGCTTCGCCATAATCTGATCAACATGGCTAGATTTTTGCCCAAATTTGTCTGACATTTAAACATCGTAACTGCAATTCTTTCAGCTTATAGACCTCAGTGTAGGTGCATATTGAATTGTATGCAGATGTAGACGAGGGTGTGAGGGATAGACTTGCTGTTTTTAGAATGGTACATAGTGTATAAAGTTGCTTGGTCACAAAATTTTCAAAACCTGAAACCTTCAACCATTGAACACACTGTACTTTTTTCCCTCACAGCCTTGATGCTTAATTAGTCAATGAATAAATATGACACCaccctgactaaggtctattGAAGTGCATGTCTGACTGTATATTCACATACAGCAAGTTAACATTGCAAGTAAAATATTTTAGGCTGTTTATTTGGTTATGTAGATGAAAAAACTTGAGACCTCATTCTATGTAAATTTGAATaggcagtatttatttgaaaaataataaagtgttattttatttcaatcagCTGTCTAATGAAGGTTAGTAATAGATAAAAACTCTTAGctaatatataattttacctGTTTGCAGCTCCGTAAAATACCTATTGTGAGCATTATGCTAACTAGACTAATACAAttgaaatttaaatacacaagCAACATGTTAAAAATTACTTCAATAGCTTTATTTCATTCTAACTGGTAAACTTTTACAAAGGAGGCGtagaaccaaaaaataaaaatagcttacAGTTTTTGCTCAGAATGAACTAATTCcctttagggctgcacgattaatcaaaattaaatcacaaaaGGCGATAAATCGTGATTAGACAGAAGCTGCTATTGTCATTGTatgcgtatctttcagtgaagcactgTTCTGTGATCAGCCATCCGAAATCTCCATTCgaaggccagagggcgctcttgCGCTGAAACTCCAAATACACCTTGCAGAAGAAATCCAGGAAATCCCTATAGGggttgctgaataaacagaagctttaactgcttttattaattcaacgtgactaataaacacacagctatgacaatatatggtttatctgagttagtcttattataatttgaatttaaagaaaattttaaagaatactatgaaatatgtttcGTGCATTATTCTttgtaagaagccacatcatctcacataAGGATTAATTCAGACACTCGACTgatgttatgaagtgagtttggagtaaaaacatgtaaTTAAATGTGCTATTTTCTcttgctttcagatggagcagcatttactacacagagttcATGTTGCTATGCAAACAGCTGAATTACAGAACGATTTCTTCGATTTC comes from the Carassius carassius chromosome 39, fCarCar2.1, whole genome shotgun sequence genome and includes:
- the LOC132121292 gene encoding kinetochore protein NDC80 homolog, giving the protein MSRRPSSRYSEMPMRVTDSRMSLINATPQNKDNVFGKLNIPKPHSTTSERRTSFFGKGIGAGGQRNSMFGAYGGSEKMKDPRPLHDKAFVQQCIKQLCEFLVERGFPGSITVKALQSPSTKEFLKIYEFIYTFLEPSFQMPTSKVEEEIPRMLKDLGYPFALSKSSMYSIGAPHTWPQALGALIWLIDTVKLFSGMREQGLLFSDFSDELCDLEEGAEYNKLFMEYCSDTYNKFMQGADTFEDEDEDYLNKLKKLYSVDETLLQSQQEKHAMLMEHVERLERESQTDRLAGKRTEKLRLQADLQKLQNYRCTLEAHKTGLENKAAGLAEELEAAEIQLDGLKQERTRLQHILENQKFTPADIERINRERNELQQTIQSLNQSLEEAEQLVWNEEVNLSKTKEKAELKVAEYNKLGRKLKLIPQSAENACGHDFEIRTDYSATTITQYKTQIQNPLKNMMVDVEDEYSRLTNVKLSLEETVEQVKSNILDKENDLKHLKEQIRRVDQQLEHDMQEMAQEEEKWSAEVDSAETHKKRLEKNVMQGCEEAEEELKAAQQQYHVVVQETNEENRMVFKNLTDVFTSAVNHLCAVEKHCGEQLKRFDKLKEVIHEDEADMKELTDLVENFVKKVNSI
- the LOC132121293 gene encoding speckle targeted PIP5K1A-regulated poly(A) polymerase-like isoform X1 — encoded protein: MELDKDIQTIQRGFHCNLCVVNIPNRPSLEDHVKGKKHQHLLRLRAQRKAQEENGVFVSGFKPDTSQTDLKEYFTQFGPVSDVIMDKDKGVYAIVEFSEPQNAQAALAQLQHQLNGLKLRVKPRERKEFKLASKGKRDSKNTQISLDKLNLEICKATSVNEQMQKVVESFELKDNEKKVRDLLVQLLQEVFTEFFPDCQIVPFGSSVNTFGIHSCDLDLFLDLENTKVFQAHAKSSEVQTGENQSEDCRSEDSILSDIDLSTASPAEVLELVAVILRKCVPGVHKVQTLSTARLPVVKFSHRELNLHGDITINNRLAVRNTRFLQLCSGTDSRLRPLVYTIRLWAKQKQLAGNLSGPGPLLNNYALTLLVIFYLQNRDPPVLPSVNQLKNMACEEEECIIEEWDCTFPSQPYSVPPSKNTEDLCTLLSGFFTFYSKFDFSASVVSLRDGHVLPITDFLQIDDEAASGSKPRRSSAPKLGPMNVLDPFELNHNVAGNLNERTQKSFKRECCEAEKYCRSLQYQRKSTKGKSWGLVRLFALPCEAGPRSQVGTEKVMEVSIPFKAAILPEPLRAQLALAGKGFRGLWFAKVCSAVHMVFQDILKCSPLDETQTVAVCQNLDKTDRDENEMEVNNNRSVEDSGLQAKSETGKKRLLTVEEGPSTSTIVQAKRQRLEADMENPEPVHWTWTQRKCVWAGRRKVRRDLLKTSDLISKPEGGCVDIESRVTQSIVEKEEKLQDLLEFKVDAEVVGGNESTKVVLHFHPSQDTAGVFQDFFHFLESFLPKMAETILGRVGS
- the LOC132121293 gene encoding speckle targeted PIP5K1A-regulated poly(A) polymerase-like isoform X2, with translation MELDKDIQTIQRGFHCNLCVVNIPNRPSLEDHVKGKKHQHLLRLRAQRKAQEENGVFVSGFKPDTSQTDLKEYFTQFGPVSDVIMDKDKGVYAIVEFSEPQNAQAALAQLQHQLNGLKLRVKPRERKEFKLASKGKRDSKNTQISLDKLNLEICKATSVNEQMQKVVESFELKDNEKKVRDLLVQLLQEVFTEFFPDCQIVPFGSSVNTFGIHSCDLDLFLDLENTKVFQAHAKSSEVTGENQSEDCRSEDSILSDIDLSTASPAEVLELVAVILRKCVPGVHKVQTLSTARLPVVKFSHRELNLHGDITINNRLAVRNTRFLQLCSGTDSRLRPLVYTIRLWAKQKQLAGNLSGPGPLLNNYALTLLVIFYLQNRDPPVLPSVNQLKNMACEEEECIIEEWDCTFPSQPYSVPPSKNTEDLCTLLSGFFTFYSKFDFSASVVSLRDGHVLPITDFLQIDDEAASGSKPRRSSAPKLGPMNVLDPFELNHNVAGNLNERTQKSFKRECCEAEKYCRSLQYQRKSTKGKSWGLVRLFALPCEAGPRSQVGTEKVMEVSIPFKAAILPEPLRAQLALAGKGFRGLWFAKVCSAVHMVFQDILKCSPLDETQTVAVCQNLDKTDRDENEMEVNNNRSVEDSGLQAKSETGKKRLLTVEEGPSTSTIVQAKRQRLEADMENPEPVHWTWTQRKCVWAGRRKVRRDLLKTSDLISKPEGGCVDIESRVTQSIVEKEEKLQDLLEFKVDAEVVGGNESTKVVLHFHPSQDTAGVFQDFFHFLESFLPKMAETILGRVGS